The DNA region TCACTTCGAGTTCGATCAGGTTGCTTTTAGGGACGACGGTAGTCGAGATGTTCTTCATATAATCTTCGATCTTGCTGATATCCCTGCTTGTCACCAGCCCTAAGTCGACAAGGGTCTTCTCGATATTGGACCTGCTGGAGATCAATTTCGCGTAATCATAAAGCTCCTCCACGGTCGTGGCAACACGGCCGGTGGGCTGTTCCTGATATACTTGAGACGGTATTATAGCGCTGTAAGCGCTATCCACTTTGAATATAAGCCTGGCCTTATAAGTGGGCGCCTGCATCTTTAAAAAAAAGACCCAGCATATTACCGTAACAACGCAGACAACTATAGCCGTAAATCTACGACGGTAGATTATATCCAGGTAATCGTTCAAGTTTAGATTTGGGACGTCCATAATAAGATTATTGTTTGTCCAGTGGCTTTGTAAGTGTACGGTAATAAAAAGCCCCGTTAGAAGAATAATACGCGGCCTGCGCCCAAACATTGACATTTCTCATAAACTGCGTGAAGTCCGCGATAAAATGCCTGGGCACATAGACTATATCGCCGTTAGTCAGTAAAAGGGCCCTATCGACGCTTCCCTTGCGCAGAGCCTTAAATAAATCAACCCTCTTTACCTTCGGGTGATCGGTCAGGTTATCGCTTACTACTATGAGGCTTTCCATCTTTGCATCACGCGTGATATCGCCGGCCAACGCTATGGCGTCAACTATCGTTATCACTCCTTCATACGTATAGACGCCCGGATACTGGACCTCGCCGAGGATGATGATCTTATTTCCCGATATCTCCGATATCAGCACTGTGACATCCGGGACCCTGATATACAACGATAGTTTTTCCTTAAGGCTTGCTTGAAGCTGGTCGACCGTAAGCCCGATCGCCTTTATTTTTCCCGCCAGAGGATAATACAGATAACCGTCGGGATTTATCCTGACCTTCCGCGTAAGATTGGGATGGTTCCATATGCTGATCTCCAGCACATCACCTATGCACAGATAATACTCCTGCACCTGGGCGCTGTCGCCTACTATGGGAAACTGCCATCCCATAACGCGCGTGCCCCTATCCCTGAATCCTTGAGCGAATATCTGCGAAGAAAATAAAGCGGTTAATAATGACAGGACTATGTAGGTCTTAAATAGAGCTTTCATCCAGCCTCTTGGAAATGTTACACTAGATATAATATATAAATATTTAATTTGATTGTAACAAAAGTATATCACAAAGAAAATATTTAGTCAACGCCGCTATCCTTACTGGATCCTTACTGGACACGTCATCCTTATTTTTTTAAGTTTTTTTACAAAAAAACACATTTCTGTAATTTGTAGCTAAGGGATGAGGTGACAATACCGGAGGGAATAAGACATGTTTACGTCCGACAGTTTCAGAGAACATTGCTTCGTTGACGGCAATTACGGAAAAGCCTCTGCTTTCAACGGTTTTAGAAAAATCACTCCCAAAGATCCTAAGATGGTCCCATTGGCCAAAATACTTTATCCTGTCTTTCGGCGTAACGATAGCCGGGTCTTCAAAAGTCAACTCCAGATTATCTTTCTGCGGCACAGTGAAAATAGCGTTGCCGTTCGGGGATAATATCCTGTGCACTTCTTCGATGGCTTTTTTGTAATCGGCCACATGTTCCAGGACATCGAATGCAATTACAGAATCGAATGCTCCTTCTTTAATTTCCGGCATATTGGAAATATCAATTTTATAGTCGCAATCATCCCGCAAAAGATCAGCCGTAGAATAGCGGGACGATATACTCTTCAATATCCCGCTTATTGCGTCCTCGGGGGCAAAATGCAGTATCCTTTTATCCCGCACTGTATTTTCAAACGGTATATTACCGGTATTTTGAATAGCGGCAATGAACAGCCTTTGTCTGACACTGGTATGACATACCGGACAATTGACATATTTATGCCACGGATCGCTTAGAAAACGACGGCCGCTCCAACCACAAATATTGCATTGTATTTTTTTAGGATAGGATAGAAAAGCGGCCTCAACATCGGACCCCGCTTTTTTTACAAAGGATATCAACATCTTCACCGGCAAAAGCTTACGAGTACTTATCACTTTCTATTCCTCCGCAACTGCTATAAAAAACGTAAAGGCTTTTTTAAACATTCCACTTGCTCGGCGGATCTAACAGCAAAATTATTAGCAGAGGAACGAATATTATGAGCATCGCGCTCATGACGAATATCTCGTGCGGGAATTTCTGCGTCGGCAAAAGGAGCATGATCGCGATACCAACGGTCGGGATCAGCAGGAATGTCACGAGGAACCACCAGGCGGATTTACTTCCTTTGTTGATCTTATCCGCGGATAAGAGCAGGATCGCCATGATCAATGTATAGGTCACCAGTTCACCCCTCTCCATCGCCAATATCGCAAGTAAAACGACTACTGCGGCGATCGCCAGCCACTTTATTATGACGCCGGCCGCCATCGTAATCTTTTTCATCCTTGCTCCCCCTTTCATGTTATGGAACGGATTTGTCTGTATCCATATCCCTGCTGATAATATAAATTATAACGGCATCCAAGTAAAATGCAAAACTCACGCTATGGTTAAATGCGATCTCAAAAACTTTTCTGTCGCTTTTATCGTTTCCTCTTTTGCTTTAGCCGGACTTTGGGCTATCCACATTGTGAAGTTGTAAAGCTCCTGTGTATCCACCGAGAGCCATTTCCTGTTTTTATGCAGGACCACAAACAATGTCGTCATAGCTATGCGCTTATTACCGTTTTGGAACGGATGATTTTTCACCATGAGATAGAAAAGGACAGCTGTCTTTGAAGACAGGTCATGATAGGGCGATCTTCCGCCAAACGTCTGGAACGGCGCGGCAAAACAGCTTTCCAGGATATTGGGAAAACGCGTTGAAAAATCCGGTATAGGCTCATTGAAAGACATCATCTCCTGCGCAAGACGGAACGCCACATATTCTATCTCTTTTATCGTTACGGTCTTCATCACATATTACCCAGCATCTTCAGCGTATCTCCGTATTCCCTCACGGTCTTCCTTACAGCCGCGTCTATCTCTTTTTTCTGGCTATCTTTAAGCGTTCTGCCCAATATGCTGTCTAAATACTTGCGGGGTATGGCAAAGCTCCGCCCTATACGTATGGCCTTTATCTGGCCCTTCTTGACCTTTTTATAAACGGCTATCCTGCTTATACCAAGTATACCGGCAAGCTGTTGTATACTGATGAACCCATTTACCGCCATATGGCGCCTTTCGTTAACTTCATTCATATAGGTTAACAATTGTTAAGCTATATAGATAAAGTTAACATACAATCACTGAAAATGCAAATAATTATCGCTCTGCCGCTCCGGTCTCTTTTTTTAACGCGCCAAGCGCGCCGTCGTAATCTGGCCCGGAGCTCAGCTCTTTTACGATCTGCGCATATTTAACAACGTCATCTTTCCCTATAATGAATATCGCCCGGGCGAGCAATCTCAACTCTTTTATAAGCACCCCGTAATTCTGACCAAAGCTTGCGTCCCGGTGGTCCGACAATGTCTTCACTTTCTTGATATCGAATTCCTGGCAAAAACGCTTCTGCGCGAACGGCAGGTCCATGCTGATAAATATGATCGCTACGTCTTTCGAGACCTTTGCTGCCTCGTCGTTAAAACGCTTTATCTCGGTATCGCAGACAGGCGTATCGAGCGACGGGACGGAGGCTATGAGTTTGATCTTTCCGCTAAAATCTGAAAGGCCCTTCGTTTCCATATCCTGCGAAAGCGCCTGAAACGCCGGGGCCTTCTGTCCGGGGCTGATCGCCGGGCCCTCAAGCGTTAAACCCTCCCCCTTCATCGTAATGACTTCTTTTCTTTCCACGATAAACCTCCTCTTATTTTTCTACCGGTATCTCTTTTTTAATGAACCATGCCTTGACAGGCGCGGCCTTGTCTCCCTGGATCTCAACCTTTCCGCCCTTGACCGTTCCTCCTGTGCCAAGGAGCGTCTTCAACTCCCTGGCAATGTCATCCAACCGTTTTGCCCCATAAGTATGCAGTCCGGCTATGACAGTGACGGACTTACCCATTCTCTTCTCTAAATATATCTTCGGTTTCGGCGATCTCGGATTATTTTTCATCATAAAAATTCAATGTCGGCAACCTTCTCCTTGAACTTGCCGGACCATTCGGGATTTGTATCCAGTATCGGCAGTTGAAAAGCTTTTGAACTGCCCGGCTTCACGGAATTGGGCTTATCTTTGGTTCCCAGTATAGGCGCTATCGTACCCTCGGCGATACACCGGTCATTTTTATCAAAATAATAGACGGCCAGCGTCAATTTGATCACGGTCTTATCTCCGGCGTTATTGATCGTCCCGTAGAAATATTTTGTCGCCGCCGAGGACTTTAAGTCCGTTTCTTCCAGTGTCCCGATATCTGTGACGGTAATATACTTCTTAACATAATCCGCCTTAGCGGGATCTCTCTTCAACTCCGAACTGACGCTTTTATCATACTTAATAGCCGAAGCGCCTTTTAGAAAATTGGAAGTTCCGATAAATATTAACACTAAGAAAACGAGCGCCCCTATGCCGCCCAGTAATATCAATAATAAATTCTTATATTTTTTTACATCATCGGCCGGTTTTTTAATAAATTCTCCGCAATACCGGCATTTGATCGCGTCCGCCTGTATCTCCTCGGCGCAAAACGGGCATTTTCTCATTTGTCCGGAATATTTTTTTAACCCGGCATGCAGGACCTTGCCTTGCTCCTCTATGGTTTTTGCGGTATTATCGACGGAAGCGGCGCGTTCCAAAGGTTCAAAACAATATTCACAGGCCGGCGAATACTTATTGGTCTCTTTGCCGCATTTAGTACAAATTATCAGATCGCTCACTATCTATTCTCCCTCTTTGGTTATCGGGGTCCCAATCTCCGGAATCTCAACTATCCATCTTCGGCCATACTAAATCATACTTAACGCTCCGGCCCTTGCCGGGCAGCTGACGCAGTAATTTTTTATCGACCATATCCGCTATTTCACGAAACGCCGTAGCGCGGCTTACCCCGGCGATGCTCACATATTTGCGCGTTGTCAGGCCTCCGGTAAAATTTCCGGGACCCGCCTCGAGGATCCGGTTCAACACTTTCTTCTGCCGCTCGCCAAGTCCGATTTGGGCATGCTGATTCCAGAAATCGACCCGCGCGAATATGTTGGCGATGATACTCTGCGAGTGCTCGATAGACGCGGTAACGCATTTAATGAACCATAGATACCACTGCGTCACATCGATCCTGCATCTCTGGACGTCTTCGAGGATCTTATAATATGCATTCCTCATCTTCATGATCTCGGAAGAAACACTGTAAAACCTGACTTTCAACTTCTCGTCATGGGCCAAAGCCATATCGGTCAGGGCCCGCGCCAACCGGCCGTTGCCGTCTTCGTAAGGATGTATCGTTACAAAACGCAGATGCGCGCTTGCCGCGCGCAGTATACCGTCCATGGTGTCGGATGAAGAATTCCACCACTTCAGGAATGATCTCATTTCTTCGTCGAGCCGCTGCCTTGGCAAGGCTTCAAAATGCACTTTTTCTTTGCCGATGGGGCCGGATACTATCTGCATAAGCTCACCGCCCCTCAGTCTTCCCACCCTGATCTTCCTCAATCCCGAATGCCCGGATGGAAATAGCGCGGCATGCCAGCCGTTCAACCGTTCCAACGTCAAAAGTTTGTCGTGAAAGCGCACGGCATCCAGCAGGACATCTACGAGCCCTTCAACATTGCGGTCGTGCGCACCCACACCCCTGGGCAGGCCAAGCTTAACGGCAACCGAGGAACGGACCGCGCTGCGGTCAAGCCTCTGCCCTTCGATCTCCGCGGTCCGGACGGTCTCTTCTACCAATATATCGGCTTGGGCTTCGGTCTCAAGCTTAATGCCAAGGGACACTACACGGCCCAAGAGCTTCCCCTGCAAAACCCTCAATTCTCCCAGTGGTTTAAGCAGGCGGGCCTTGTCATATTTAAAATCGAACCAGTTTTTGCGTTCCCATATATACTTCATTTTTTGCCTTATGCGGTTGAAGCGATTAGATGGGCTAATCGCTTCATAATATGATACAATTATATCACATATTGCCTCATCGGGCAAATTTATTTTCGTCCATGCCTTTATCTATTGATATGCATTATAGCGGCGTTCAGATAAAATGCGAAGCTCACCCAAAATATGTACGGCATCAGCAGGTAAGCCGCGGACTTCGAGACCCGATAAAAAAGCGCTATGGTAAGCACTATCGCGCTCCATAAAAGCGCTATGACAGCCAGGCCTAACACAGGCGACCTCATTCCGAAGAACGCGAATGACCACAGGAAATTTAAGAGCATCTGCGCCCAAAAAACATAAAGCGCTGTCCTCGCGAGCTTGTCGCGCGCGCCCTTGTGCCACACCAGAGCCGCGGCTGTCCCCATCATAGTGTAAAGCACGGTCCATACCGGCGCGAATACCCATGACGGCGGATTGAGCGGCGGTTTCTTCAGGTAAGCATACCACATGCCGATAGAATCACCCATTGATAATGAGCTGATAAACCCGCCGACAAGGCAGGCGGCGATACAGATCATGATCTTGACTGCCATATCACCTCATATGTATTGTCCCCAAATAAAAAAACCGGGTCACGCCTTGCGCCCGGTTTGGATCAATATGCGGTTTGTGCTCTCATTAGCTTATGGCCCCTTACTGGGCGTTATTATACCATTGTGGCAACATTCCGGGCAACTCATTTTAAGGTTATGGCGGGAGGGGTGATTAGGGAGAGGTGGAAGACCTTTGCAGACCTACGAGCACGAATCACTTAAACTCGTTCGACCTCGTAGGCCGTGAGCAGGCGAATGGCCTCGGAACTTTTACTTTCATTCACGCCTTCTTTCTGGTATACTGCCCGTAAGCATTTCTTTTTTACAAAACGGTTGTTTATCCAACTTCATTTTTTTATGCGGGGAAATTATTCGTTTGAAAGGATGAGCGCTAAACTATGAAAAGTATTCTAATAACCGGAAGCGCCGGGCTGGTAGGATCGGAGTCGGCGCTGCATTTCGCAAGTAAAGGACACACGATAATCGGAATAGATAACGATATGCGGGCGAAGTTTTTTGGGCCCGATGCGTCTACCCGCTGGAGTCTTCGTAATTTGCAAAAAGAGCTTGGCGGAAGATACAGCCATTTCAATGTTGACATACGAGATAAGAAAAAGTTGGGAGAGATATTTAAGTCAAGGTACAGGAATATCAAGGCCATAATCCACACGGCGGCGCAACCTTCACACGACTGGGCTGCAAGAGATCCGGAGACGGATTTTTCTGTCAATGCGGTCAGCACGTTAAATCTTCTTGAACTTGCCAGAAGATATTGCCCTGAAACGCCTTTTGTCTTCATGTCAACAAACAAGGTGTATGGAGACCTCCCGAATCGACTTCCGCTCATAGAAAAAAAGACGCGGTGGGAATTGGCTAGAGGGCACAAGTATTGCGATGGCATAGATGAAACGATGAGTATAGATCAATCCAAACATAGCCTGTTTGGCGCATCTAAGATAGCGGCTGACGTCCTTGTGCAGGAATATGGAAGATATTTCAACATGCCCACGGTATGTTTCCGTGGAGGCTGCCTTACAGGGCCAAACCATTCCGGTACGATATTGCATGGATTTTTGTCTTATCTTATGAAGTGCGCTGTAACCGAAAAAGAGTATTTTATATTCGGATACAAAGGTAAGCAGGTGCGTGATAATATACACAGCCATGACCTCGTCAGAATGTTTGATGAGTTCATAAAGAGGCCAAGGCGGGCAGAGGTGTATAATACGGGCGGTTCCAGATTTAGCAATTGTTCTATGATAGAGGCCATAGCTTTATGTGAGGAAATAGCGGGAAATAAGGTCAAGACAAAGTATTGTACAAAAAATAGAGAAGGTGACCATATTTGGTATATTTCAAATGTTAATAAATTTAAGATGGACTATCCTAAATGGAATTACGAGCATGGTATAGAAGCGATTCTTGCGGAGATATATACGAAGAACAGGGATAGATGGATAAAAGAGAAGAGTTAGAATTCCCGCGGCGATTGAATGTTCTGGGAGCTAACGTGAGCCGAGTTGACTACGAGAGCGCCGTTAAGATAATCATGTCGGCCGCTAAAAAACGCGCAAGCATCGGTGTAACAGCGCTTGCTGTACATGGAGTAATGGAGGGTTATTTCAACAAAGAGTTTTTAGGTCAGCTAAACAGTCTTCATATGCTCAATCCTGATGGCCAGCCGGTACGATGGGCGTTAAATTTTCTTGGCGCTAAAGAGTTAAAGGACAGGGTATATGGACCGACTTTAATGCTGAAGATATGTGAAAGTGCTGAGCGGGAGAAGCTGCCGATATACATATACGGCAGCAGGGAAATTGTGTTGAAAAATTTGGTAGACAATCTAAAGGCTAAATATCCGGATCTCATAATAGTAGGGGCCCAAGCGGATAGATTTAGAGATGCTACGACAGAGGAAGACGTTACAGACATAGCCGCCGTCAACAATTCTGGCGCTCGTATAGTATTTGTGGGCCGCGGCTGCCCGCGTCAGGAAAAATGGATTGCGCAACATATCGGCACGATAAATGCTGTCATGATCGGCGTTGGTGCCGCGTTCGATTTTCATGCCGGGATATTAAAGCAGGCTCCGAAATTTATGCAGGACCATGGGCTTGAGTGGATATATCGGCTTTTGAAAGAACCAACACGCTTATGGAAACGGTATTTAATCCTCAATCCGTTATTTGTCATACTGTTCACCGCACAGCTAATAAAAAGAAAATTCTAATAATTGTAGACGTCCTATTTTTGGTACAGCCTATAGAGTGTACCTTTTTAGCTGTATGTACTTTCATAGCCTTATAGCCCCTTATCTGGCGCCATTGTATCACTACAGCGACATTCCGGACAACTCATTTTAAGGTTATGGCGGAAACCTATCCCATATATGTAAAAACAAAAAAGACCCTCAACTCCGGGGGTCTTTTTGTAGGTGATAGGCCTGATGGCTTCCGCTATCGCTCCATCTCCTCCATTTATATCTTACGCGGCGCCCTCCTTGTTCTCAGGCGCCGAATCTTTCGCGGGAATATTCCATCCGCAGACCGTACACATCTTGCATGAATGATCGATCTCATCAATATGTTTGCCGCAACTCGTGCATTTCATATTCATCTCCTTTATTATGATATTCCTATTTTTAAACCTTTTTACTAAGTAGAGAAAAAAAATACGCCGCTACAAAACTGCTCCAACAACAATTGAAGTATACCCTATGAAATCATAATTGGCAAGGCCTGGAAGCCTACTATTTTTTTTCTAACTTCAGCAGTTCTTTGGATACGGCCACCGCGCGTTCGACAAGGTCTCCGGCTTGCCGCTTAAGTTCTTTACTCGACGCGACATAATTTACGTTATTGTCCATGTCCTCGGCCTCCCAACCGCGGCTATGCGCTATAAAGGGGTTCCGGGGAAACAAGAATCCGAGCTCACTGAAGAACATCATCATGTTCCCCGCGACTGCCTGGACGTTATCCTGGCCTCCGGTGATTATAAAAGCCGCGACCTTATCCTTTATGAGCGGCTTATTGTGGATGAGGATCTGGTTCTCTACGCAATTCAACCGCTCGGCCATCTTATAATACAGCGAACTCGCGTTCCCCCAGCGGATCGGAGTAGCGATGATAACGACGTCCGCCCAAAAGACGAGCGCCTCATATACCTGGACCAGCTGGTCTTTCTCATCGATCTGCGTAAAGGTGCACGGCCATGTGCAGGCCCTTTCGTCTATCGAATAGAAACCGCCGCAATGGTTGAACTTCAAATCTCTAAGTTTTATCAGCTTCGTTTCCGCCTTTAACTTCGAACGTGCATGCGCCAGCGCCGCGTTAAGCAGGTCTTCGGATGTGGAATACCTCGGCAGGCTTTTGCTCATAGGCGTCGTTGAAATTCCGGCTACCCTGATCGGGCCCTTCTCCCGTTTTACTTCCCGGGACAGGGGATGTACGGGATGGGGATATTCGACTCTCTTGTTCGATGGTTTTAAATTTATGAAGAGGCGGCCGGACTTTTCTTTTACCTCATGCCTGGGAAGACAGGCCTTCTCAAATGGGGGCTTGGCATGGCCGGTCTTTCTGTGGTACGTCCATCCGTGCCAGGGGCATATGACATAATCGCCGTCCATCCTGCCTTTGCCCAAAGGGCCTTTTTCATGATTACACTCTCCCGACACCGCGGTGAATTCACCGTCCTTATAAATAAGCGCGATCCGGGTCTTCCCGGCGATAACTTGCCGGAGCGCTTTTTTCTTCAATTCCTTGACAGGCCCGGCATTGATCCAATTTTTATCCGGCATAGGATCTCCTAATCTATTTCGTATATTCCGGCTACCCGGG from Candidatus Omnitrophota bacterium includes:
- a CDS encoding polysaccharide biosynthesis/export family protein; its protein translation is MKALFKTYIVLSLLTALFSSQIFAQGFRDRGTRVMGWQFPIVGDSAQVQEYYLCIGDVLEISIWNHPNLTRKVRINPDGYLYYPLAGKIKAIGLTVDQLQASLKEKLSLYIRVPDVTVLISEISGNKIIILGEVQYPGVYTYEGVITIVDAIALAGDITRDAKMESLIVVSDNLTDHPKVKRVDLFKALRKGSVDRALLLTNGDIVYVPRHFIADFTQFMRNVNVWAQAAYYSSNGAFYYRTLTKPLDKQ
- a CDS encoding methyltransferase domain-containing protein; this encodes MISTRKLLPVKMLISFVKKAGSDVEAAFLSYPKKIQCNICGWSGRRFLSDPWHKYVNCPVCHTSVRQRLFIAAIQNTGNIPFENTVRDKRILHFAPEDAISGILKSISSRYSTADLLRDDCDYKIDISNMPEIKEGAFDSVIAFDVLEHVADYKKAIEEVHRILSPNGNAIFTVPQKDNLELTFEDPAIVTPKDRIKYFGQWDHLRIFGSDFSKTVESRGFSVIAVNEAMFSETVGRKHVLFPPVLSPHPLATNYRNVFFCKKT
- a CDS encoding type II toxin-antitoxin system death-on-curing family toxin, with the protein product MKTVTIKEIEYVAFRLAQEMMSFNEPIPDFSTRFPNILESCFAAPFQTFGGRSPYHDLSSKTAVLFYLMVKNHPFQNGNKRIAMTTLFVVLHKNRKWLSVDTQELYNFTMWIAQSPAKAKEETIKATEKFLRSHLTIA
- a CDS encoding helix-turn-helix domain-containing protein, with protein sequence MNEVNERRHMAVNGFISIQQLAGILGISRIAVYKKVKKGQIKAIRIGRSFAIPRKYLDSILGRTLKDSQKKEIDAAVRKTVREYGDTLKMLGNM
- the tpx gene encoding thiol peroxidase, whose product is MERKEVITMKGEGLTLEGPAISPGQKAPAFQALSQDMETKGLSDFSGKIKLIASVPSLDTPVCDTEIKRFNDEAAKVSKDVAIIFISMDLPFAQKRFCQEFDIKKVKTLSDHRDASFGQNYGVLIKELRLLARAIFIIGKDDVVKYAQIVKELSSGPDYDGALGALKKETGAAER
- a CDS encoding Fic family protein; amino-acid sequence: MKYIWERKNWFDFKYDKARLLKPLGELRVLQGKLLGRVVSLGIKLETEAQADILVEETVRTAEIEGQRLDRSAVRSSVAVKLGLPRGVGAHDRNVEGLVDVLLDAVRFHDKLLTLERLNGWHAALFPSGHSGLRKIRVGRLRGGELMQIVSGPIGKEKVHFEALPRQRLDEEMRSFLKWWNSSSDTMDGILRAASAHLRFVTIHPYEDGNGRLARALTDMALAHDEKLKVRFYSVSSEIMKMRNAYYKILEDVQRCRIDVTQWYLWFIKCVTASIEHSQSIIANIFARVDFWNQHAQIGLGERQKKVLNRILEAGPGNFTGGLTTRKYVSIAGVSRATAFREIADMVDKKLLRQLPGKGRSVKYDLVWPKMDS
- a CDS encoding TspO/MBR family protein — protein: MAVKIMICIAACLVGGFISSLSMGDSIGMWYAYLKKPPLNPPSWVFAPVWTVLYTMMGTAAALVWHKGARDKLARTALYVFWAQMLLNFLWSFAFFGMRSPVLGLAVIALLWSAIVLTIALFYRVSKSAAYLLMPYIFWVSFAFYLNAAIMHINR
- a CDS encoding NAD-dependent epimerase/dehydratase family protein, coding for MKSILITGSAGLVGSESALHFASKGHTIIGIDNDMRAKFFGPDASTRWSLRNLQKELGGRYSHFNVDIRDKKKLGEIFKSRYRNIKAIIHTAAQPSHDWAARDPETDFSVNAVSTLNLLELARRYCPETPFVFMSTNKVYGDLPNRLPLIEKKTRWELARGHKYCDGIDETMSIDQSKHSLFGASKIAADVLVQEYGRYFNMPTVCFRGGCLTGPNHSGTILHGFLSYLMKCAVTEKEYFIFGYKGKQVRDNIHSHDLVRMFDEFIKRPRRAEVYNTGGSRFSNCSMIEAIALCEEIAGNKVKTKYCTKNREGDHIWYISNVNKFKMDYPKWNYEHGIEAILAEIYTKNRDRWIKEKS
- a CDS encoding WecB/TagA/CpsF family glycosyltransferase, giving the protein MDKREELEFPRRLNVLGANVSRVDYESAVKIIMSAAKKRASIGVTALAVHGVMEGYFNKEFLGQLNSLHMLNPDGQPVRWALNFLGAKELKDRVYGPTLMLKICESAEREKLPIYIYGSREIVLKNLVDNLKAKYPDLIIVGAQADRFRDATTEEDVTDIAAVNNSGARIVFVGRGCPRQEKWIAQHIGTINAVMIGVGAAFDFHAGILKQAPKFMQDHGLEWIYRLLKEPTRLWKRYLILNPLFVILFTAQLIKRKF
- a CDS encoding Rieske 2Fe-2S domain-containing protein yields the protein MPDKNWINAGPVKELKKKALRQVIAGKTRIALIYKDGEFTAVSGECNHEKGPLGKGRMDGDYVICPWHGWTYHRKTGHAKPPFEKACLPRHEVKEKSGRLFINLKPSNKRVEYPHPVHPLSREVKREKGPIRVAGISTTPMSKSLPRYSTSEDLLNAALAHARSKLKAETKLIKLRDLKFNHCGGFYSIDERACTWPCTFTQIDEKDQLVQVYEALVFWADVVIIATPIRWGNASSLYYKMAERLNCVENQILIHNKPLIKDKVAAFIITGGQDNVQAVAGNMMMFFSELGFLFPRNPFIAHSRGWEAEDMDNNVNYVASSKELKRQAGDLVERAVAVSKELLKLEKK